A window of the Sphingobium sp. CAP-1 genome harbors these coding sequences:
- the infA gene encoding translation initiation factor IF-1, producing MAKEELLEMRGQVVELLPNAMFRVRLENDHEILGHTAGKMRKNRIRVLVGDEVLVELTPYDLTKGRITYRFK from the coding sequence ATGGCTAAAGAAGAACTGCTTGAAATGCGCGGACAGGTTGTGGAGCTTCTCCCCAACGCCATGTTCCGCGTGCGGCTGGAAAATGACCACGAAATTCTCGGCCACACGGCCGGCAAGATGCGCAAGAATCGCATTCGCGTGCTGGTGGGCGACGAAGTATTGGTCGAACTCACCCCCTACGACCTGACCAAGGGTCGGATCACCTACCGCTTCAAATAA
- a CDS encoding Maf family protein — translation MRLILASASPRRRDLLGQIGVVPDAVDPADIDETPRKAELPAVYAARVAADKGAIVAARHPGALVLSGDTVVAVGRRILPKTESADEARACLTLLSGRRHRVLSAITLIDGDGRARHRLSDNVVIFKRLDRAEIDAYIASDEWRGKAGGYAIQGRAAGLIHTIQGSHSAIMGLPLYETRTLLKAAGYILD, via the coding sequence ATGCGGCTCATTCTTGCTTCGGCTTCCCCCAGACGGCGCGACCTTCTGGGCCAGATCGGCGTCGTCCCCGATGCGGTCGATCCTGCGGATATTGACGAAACGCCCCGGAAAGCCGAACTGCCCGCCGTCTATGCCGCGCGCGTCGCGGCGGACAAGGGCGCAATCGTCGCGGCCCGCCATCCCGGCGCCCTGGTCCTTTCCGGCGACACGGTGGTTGCCGTGGGCCGGCGCATCCTGCCCAAGACAGAGAGCGCGGATGAGGCGCGCGCCTGCCTGACCCTGCTGTCGGGGCGGCGCCATCGCGTGCTGAGCGCCATCACATTGATCGACGGCGACGGCCGGGCGCGGCATCGGCTGTCCGACAATGTCGTCATCTTCAAACGACTGGATCGTGCGGAAATCGACGCCTATATCGCCAGCGACGAATGGCGCGGCAAGGCGGGCGGCTATGCGATTCAGGGACGCGCCGCCGGGCTGATCCACACGATACAGGGCAGCCATAGCGCGATCATGGGCCTGCCGCTTTACGAAACCCGCACGCTGCTGAAGGCGGCGGGATATATATTGGACTAG
- a CDS encoding adenosylmethionine--8-amino-7-oxononanoate transaminase: protein MASSLSPSPVWHPFTQHGLNEPIPHVVRARGAVLHLADGRTLIDGISSWWVTTHGHCDPRIAAAIARQATQLDQLIFAAYTHEPAEEVARGLIALAPRFDGQPTLAHVFYSDSGSTAVEVALKMALGYWHNLALDGLAEARSRILVLEHSYHGDTIGAMSIGERGVYNAAWTPLLFDVGTIPFPAPGAEQACLDALDAACAQKPAAFIVEPLILGAGGMLLYPAHVLRAMAAICRRHGVLFIADEVMTGWGRTGTLFACEQAGVVPDIMAVAKGITGGAIPLAATLASAPIFDAHVSTDRARLFYHSSSYTANAIACAAAAANLAIWREEDVLGRIATLADGIATRLAELALHPAFANPRQLGAIAAIDILTPDAGYLSDLAPRLRAFFLDHGLLLRPLGNTIYLMPPYCLDADQLDSVFATLHAAGNLFGTHP from the coding sequence ATGGCCTCCTCCCTGTCCCCCTCCCCCGTCTGGCACCCATTCACCCAGCATGGCCTGAACGAGCCGATCCCCCATGTCGTCCGGGCCAGGGGGGCAGTGCTGCATCTGGCCGACGGCCGCACGCTCATTGACGGCATTTCCAGCTGGTGGGTGACGACCCACGGCCATTGCGACCCCCGCATCGCCGCCGCCATCGCCCGGCAGGCGACCCAGCTCGACCAGCTCATCTTCGCCGCCTACACGCACGAACCCGCCGAAGAGGTCGCGCGCGGCCTGATCGCCCTTGCCCCCCGCTTCGACGGCCAGCCCACGCTCGCCCATGTCTTTTATTCCGACAGCGGATCGACCGCGGTCGAAGTCGCGCTGAAAATGGCGCTGGGCTATTGGCATAATCTGGCGCTGGACGGGCTGGCGGAGGCGCGCAGCCGCATTCTGGTGCTGGAACATAGCTATCATGGCGACACGATCGGCGCGATGTCGATCGGCGAGCGCGGCGTCTATAACGCCGCCTGGACGCCCTTGCTGTTCGATGTCGGCACCATCCCCTTCCCCGCGCCCGGCGCCGAACAGGCCTGCCTCGATGCGCTGGACGCCGCCTGCGCACAGAAGCCCGCCGCCTTCATCGTCGAGCCGTTGATCCTGGGCGCGGGCGGGATGCTGCTCTATCCGGCGCATGTGCTGCGCGCGATGGCGGCGATCTGCCGCCGGCATGGCGTCCTGTTCATCGCCGACGAGGTGATGACCGGATGGGGCCGCACCGGCACGCTGTTCGCCTGCGAGCAGGCGGGTGTCGTGCCGGACATCATGGCGGTGGCCAAGGGGATTACCGGCGGCGCCATTCCGCTGGCCGCGACGCTGGCCAGCGCGCCGATCTTTGACGCACATGTTTCGACCGACCGGGCGCGGCTGTTTTACCATTCGTCCAGCTACACCGCCAACGCCATCGCCTGCGCCGCCGCCGCCGCGAACCTCGCCATCTGGCGGGAAGAGGATGTGCTGGGCCGCATCGCAACACTGGCCGATGGCATCGCGACTCGATTGGCGGAACTGGCCCTGCACCCTGCTTTCGCCAATCCGCGCCAGTTAGGCGCGATCGCCGCGATCGACATCCTCACGCCCGACGCCGGCTATCTGTCCGATCTCGCCCCGCGCCTGCGCGCCTTTTTTCTGGACCATGGCCTCTTGCTAAGGCCGCTGGGCAACACAATCTACCTGATGCCGCCTTATTGCCTCGACGCCGATCAGCTCGATTCCGTCTTTGCGACGCTCCATGCGGCCGGCAATCTGTTCGGCACGCATCCCTGA
- a CDS encoding DUF4168 domain-containing protein, whose amino-acid sequence MTGQRTSKFLKAGIASIALFAAYPALAQSEPAAPAAPATGASNFSDADIKQFAAAAVEVTKIQQDTTIAEADKQPKMIAALQASGIPPEKFNQIGQAAAADPALQQRIQAAAPAAPATPAAPAAPAQPGQPPQ is encoded by the coding sequence TTGACGGGTCAACGCACAAGTAAATTTCTGAAAGCGGGCATCGCCTCCATCGCCCTGTTCGCCGCCTATCCCGCCCTCGCCCAGAGCGAACCGGCCGCGCCCGCCGCACCGGCAACCGGCGCCAGCAATTTCAGCGACGCCGACATCAAGCAGTTCGCCGCCGCCGCCGTGGAAGTGACCAAAATCCAGCAGGACACGACCATCGCCGAAGCGGACAAGCAGCCCAAGATGATTGCCGCTTTGCAGGCGTCCGGCATTCCGCCTGAAAAATTCAACCAGATCGGCCAGGCGGCCGCCGCCGATCCCGCATTGCAGCAGCGCATTCAGGCCGCTGCGCCAGCCGCCCCCGCAACGCCTGCGGCCCCCGCCGCGCCCGCGCAGCCAGGGCAGCCGCCGCAATAA
- a CDS encoding M13 family metallopeptidase — translation MNKLLLGAATGALALAATAAQADQAKTPATAARPTYGSFGFDTDGMDISVKPGDDFYDHANGVWAKNTPIPADKSNYGAFNTLDDLSRTRTRGILEAAQSDPNSKIGNAYASYMDAATVEAKGLTPIQPWLAEIRGITDLPTYAKVAAKAARAGVRGPFRFFVGQDDKDPETYILSMMQGGLGLPDRDYYLDQSEKMAAIRTAYVAHIEKMLTLAGEPDAKARAAALMAFETEIARVHWTQIDSRDADKTYNKMTLAQLQQAAPGFDFAAYYAANGLTPASLLVAQPSAVTGEAALIAKTPVAVLKDTLLLSSLHAYADYLPDTIASADFAFYGTTLSGTPEREERWKRGATFLKESLGEEVGKAYVAQYFPPETKAAMDGLVKNVLAAMGRRIDGLPWMSDTAKARAHKKLAAFTPKIGYPDKWRDYAGLEVKRDDLLGNAMRSNMFEFDYNIGKLGKPIYRWEWGMTPMEINAYANFGMVEIVFPAAILQPPFFDPHADPAVNYGGIGAVIGHELSHHFDDQGAKYDETGKLNQWWTDQDVANFKALTDKLVKQYDGYEPFPGAHVKGAFTLGENIGDLGGLAVALDAYHASLGGKKAPVIDGLTGDQRFFLGWAQVWRRNYREANLRQRLVTDPHAPSQYRADIVRNFDAWYEAFKPAPGGKIVLTPKERVKIW, via the coding sequence ATGAACAAACTCCTCCTGGGCGCGGCCACCGGTGCGCTCGCTCTGGCCGCCACGGCTGCTCAAGCCGATCAGGCCAAAACGCCCGCGACCGCCGCCAGGCCAACCTATGGCAGCTTCGGCTTCGACACCGACGGCATGGACATATCAGTCAAGCCGGGCGACGATTTCTACGATCATGCCAATGGCGTCTGGGCGAAGAACACGCCGATCCCGGCCGACAAGTCCAACTATGGCGCGTTCAACACGCTGGACGACCTGTCGCGCACTCGCACGCGCGGCATCCTCGAAGCGGCGCAGAGCGACCCGAACAGCAAGATCGGCAACGCCTATGCCAGCTATATGGACGCCGCCACGGTCGAAGCGAAGGGGCTGACCCCGATCCAGCCCTGGCTGGCCGAGATCAGGGGCATCACCGACCTGCCCACCTATGCCAAAGTCGCGGCCAAAGCGGCGCGCGCCGGCGTGCGCGGCCCGTTCCGCTTCTTTGTCGGACAGGATGATAAAGACCCCGAAACCTACATCCTCTCGATGATGCAGGGCGGCCTCGGCCTGCCCGATCGCGACTATTATCTCGACCAGAGCGAGAAGATGGCGGCGATCCGCACCGCCTATGTCGCCCATATCGAAAAGATGCTGACCCTGGCCGGCGAACCGGATGCCAAGGCGCGGGCCGCTGCGCTGATGGCGTTCGAGACGGAAATCGCCAGGGTCCACTGGACCCAGATCGACAGCCGCGACGCCGACAAGACCTATAACAAGATGACGCTGGCGCAGTTGCAGCAGGCTGCGCCCGGCTTCGACTTCGCCGCTTATTATGCCGCCAACGGCCTGACCCCGGCCAGCCTGCTGGTCGCCCAGCCCAGCGCCGTCACCGGCGAGGCCGCGCTGATCGCCAAAACCCCGGTCGCGGTGCTGAAGGACACGCTGCTGCTGTCCAGCCTGCACGCCTATGCCGATTATCTGCCCGATACTATCGCCAGCGCCGACTTCGCTTTCTACGGCACCACCCTGTCGGGCACGCCGGAGCGCGAGGAGCGGTGGAAGCGGGGCGCGACCTTCCTGAAGGAATCGCTCGGCGAGGAAGTGGGCAAGGCCTATGTCGCGCAATATTTCCCGCCCGAAACCAAGGCGGCGATGGACGGGCTGGTCAAAAATGTGCTGGCCGCGATGGGCCGCCGCATCGACGGCCTGCCGTGGATGAGCGACACCGCCAAGGCGCGCGCGCACAAGAAGCTGGCCGCCTTCACCCCCAAGATCGGCTATCCCGACAAATGGCGCGACTATGCCGGGCTGGAGGTGAAGCGCGACGACCTGCTGGGCAATGCGATGCGCTCCAACATGTTCGAGTTCGACTATAATATCGGCAAGCTCGGCAAGCCCATCTATCGTTGGGAATGGGGCATGACCCCGATGGAGATCAACGCCTATGCCAATTTCGGCATGGTCGAGATCGTCTTTCCCGCCGCCATCCTGCAACCGCCCTTCTTCGATCCCCATGCCGATCCTGCGGTCAATTATGGCGGCATCGGCGCGGTGATCGGCCATGAACTGAGCCATCATTTCGACGATCAGGGCGCGAAATATGACGAGACGGGCAAGCTCAACCAGTGGTGGACCGATCAGGATGTCGCCAATTTCAAGGCGCTGACCGACAAGCTGGTCAAGCAATATGACGGTTATGAACCCTTCCCCGGCGCGCATGTGAAGGGCGCCTTCACGCTGGGCGAGAATATCGGCGATCTGGGCGGCCTCGCCGTCGCGCTCGACGCCTATCATGCCTCGCTCGGCGGGAAGAAGGCGCCGGTGATCGACGGGCTGACCGGCGACCAGCGCTTTTTCCTGGGCTGGGCGCAGGTATGGCGCCGCAATTATCGCGAGGCCAATCTGCGCCAGCGACTCGTCACCGATCCGCACGCCCCGTCGCAATATCGCGCCGACATCGTGCGCAATTTCGACGCCTGGTATGAGGCTTTCAAGCCCGCGCCCGGCGGCAAGATCGTGCTGACGCCCAAGGAACGCGTCAAAATCTGGTAA